The Plectropomus leopardus isolate mb chromosome 7, YSFRI_Pleo_2.0, whole genome shotgun sequence genome window below encodes:
- the ptpn3 gene encoding tyrosine-protein phosphatase non-receptor type 3, protein MPKPDLLCLVQLLDGTIETFRVSKQDEGVVLLDTVCNHLGLQERQLFSLQIRESSTAIASITANTHSPRWLEPEKPLKKQIKGLVSPFYLNFRVRFFISDPNSLQHEQTRHLYFLQIRSDIREGRLQCPLSAAVVLASYAMQSEMGDHCPSRLPGYLSKCHFIPEQDEDFLSKVEDLHPQHKGLKQSEAELCYLNTARTLELYGVELYAAMDTHDAPLMVGLASSGVAIFCNMICSSFFPWGNIIKISFKRKRFFIHLKRKHGETQDCEVSLVLPCPKTCKNLWRSCVDHHSFFSSNRTARSPKHNNSSVQSYRKLITQHLGLSNSKSESGPVCQRVVGGMVWNPVLQRSISSEYLETKSLPSRSPPNTPNWRSPRVRHGIRKPRPSSVELTNDLKDMSEGEDVFYTYRASVSSSKDSEGDSSPHNLSGSYNRGTDEALSQIDDSIGEEDGDSSSPSYSKDALGDGDLMLICIAPDHDGKFGFNVKGGVDQKMPLAISHVKPDSPAGRCEPKLLEGDLVVLINGRDISEHTHDQVVMFIRASRESHSRELALLIRRRGPGRVAPLLQLPPALTLTGQSQGDKLSPGQSERVTTLEESMSQLERSIQSGTLCFHFENLYRRKPGLSLNCARLPENTDKNRYKDVLPYDATRVVLQGPEDYINASHITVAPPVSGVCLRYVAAQGPLPQTCTHFWQTVWEQQTHTVIMLTTLTERGRTKCHQYWPHPPEVKDFGHMRVKCHSEECNLAYVTRQFTLTHTQLGEERAVTHLQYVAWPDHGVPDDPSDFLLFISSVRERRRGEEPLMVHCSAGIGRTGVLITMETALTLLEKGRPVFPLDIVKTVRDQRAMMVQTTCQFQFVCEAILRVYKEKQKGSTAP, encoded by the exons ATGCCAAAACCGGACCTGCTTTGCCTAGTTCAGCTGCTGGACGGCACTATAGAGACCTTCAGAGTCAGC AAGCAGGATGAAGGCGTGGTTCTGTTGGACACAGTGTGCAACCACCTGGGCCTGCAGGAAAGGCAGCTCTTCAGTCTGCAGATCAGAGAATCCAGCACAGCCATCGCCTCAATCACAGccaacacacactctcct AGATGGTTGGAGCCTGAGAAACCCTTGAAGAAGCAGATTAAAG GTCTTGTATCTCCCTTTTATCTGAACTTCAGAGTGCGATTCTTCATCTCTGATCCTAATTCTCTGCAGCATGAGCAGACAAG GCACCTGTACTTCCTCCAGATCAGGAGTGACATTAGAGAAGGACG GTTGCAGTGCCCGCTGAGTGCAGCTGTAGTGTTGGCCTCTTACGCCATGCAGT CGGAGATGGGGGATCACTGTCCTTCTCGACTTCCTGGTTACCTCTCCAAGTGCCACTTCATTCCAGAGCAGGATGAAGACTTCCTGTCCAAAGTGGAGGATCTGCATCCACAGCACAA aGGGCTAAAGCAGAGTGAGGCAGAGCTGTGTTACCTCAACACAGCACGAACACTGGAGTTGTATGGAGTGGAGCTGTATGCTGCCATG GACACACACGATGCCCCTCTGATGGTGGGTTTGGCCTCCAGCGGTGTTGCAATATTCTGTAATATGATTTGCTCCAGTTTCTTCCCCTG GGGGAACATCATCAAGATTTCATTCAAGAGGAAACGTTTTTTTATACATCTGAAACGTAAACAT GGGGAGACCCAGGATTGTGAAGTGTCTCTGGTTCTGCCCTGTCCCAAGACCTGTAAGAACCTGTGGAGGTCCTGTGTGGATCATCACTCCTTCTTCAGCTCTAACCGGACTGCAAGGAGCcccaaacacaacaacagttcAGTTCAGTCCTACAGAAAGCTGATAACACAGCACCTGGGCCTCAGCAACAGTAAATCTGAGAG CGGTCCAGTATGCCAGCGTGTGGTGGGAGGGATGGTGTGGAACCCAGTCCTGCAGAGGTCGATTTCATCAGAGTACCTTGAGACCAAGAGTCTGCCCTCTAGATCACCACCAAACACCCCAAACTG GCGAAGTCCTCGAGTTCGCCACGGCATCCGTAAACCTCGCCCATCCTCAGTTGAACTGACAAACGACCTGAAAGACATGTCAGAAGGGGAAGACGTCTTTTACACATACAGAGCGTCTGTGAGCAGCAGCAAGGACAGTGAGGGAGACAGTTCACCACATAA CCTCTCTGGCTCTTACAACCGGGGGACAGACGAGGCTTTGTCACAAATTGATGACAGTATAGGCGAAGAGGACGGTGACAGTAGCTCACCAAGCTACAGCAAG gacgCACTGGGCGACGGTGACTTGATGCTGATATGTATCGCCCCTGATCATGACGGCAAGTTTGGCTTCAATGTTAAA GGTGGGGTGGATCAGAAGATGCCTCTGGCCATATCCCACGTTAAACCTGACTCTCCG gcAGGTCGCTGTGAGCCCAAACTCCTGGAGGGAGACCTGGTGGTGCTCATCAACGGTCGAGACATTTCCGAACACACACATGATCAGGTTGTCATGTTCATACGAGCCAGCAGAGAGTCACACTCCAGAGAACTGGCCCTGCTCATCAGACGTAGag GTCCTGGCAGGGTGGCACCCCTGCTGCAGTTGCCTCCCGCCCTCACACTCACTGGCCAATCACAGGGAGACAAGCTGTCACCTGGCCAGTCGGAGCGGGTCACGACACTGGAGGAGTCAATGAGTCAGCTGGAGAGATCAATACAGTCTGGAACactctgttttcactttgag AATCTATACAGAAGGAAGCCTGGTCTGTCACTAAACTGTGCGCGGCTCCCTGAAAACACGGACAAGAATCGATATAAGGATGTTTTACCCT ATGATGCCACCAGAGTGGTGCTCCAGGGGCCGGAGGACTACATCAACGCCAGCCACATCAcg GTGGCGCCCCCAGTGTCCGGTGTATGTTTACGATATGTTGCGGCACAGGGTCCATTGCCACAGACATGCACTCACTTTTGGCAGACTGTTTGGGAGCAACAGACACACACCGTCATCATGCTAACAACTCTGACAGAGAGGGGACGG ACCAAATGCCACCAGTACTGGCCGCATCCGCCGGAAGTGAAGGATTTCGGGCACATGCGGGTGAAGTGTCACTCTGAGGAGTGTAACCTGGCCTATGTGACACGGCAGttcactctgacacacacacag ctgGGTGAAGAACGTGCAGTCACACACCTGCAGTATGTTGCGTGGCCCGACCATGGCGTACCCGATGACCCTTCAGACTTCCTGCTGTTCATCAGCTCGGtcagggagaggaggagaggtgaagaGCCACTAATGGTACActgcag CGCTGGGATTGGACGGACAGGTGTTCTGATCACCATGGAAACGGCCCTGACTCTGCTGGAAAAGGGTCGGCCGGTGTTCCCACTGGACATTGTCAAAACAGTGAGAGATCAGCGAGCCATGATGGTTCAAACCACG tgtcagTTCCAGTTCGTGTGCGAGGCCATCCTGCGGGtctacaaagagaaacaaaagggATCTACGGCACCATAA